A DNA window from Streptococcus sp. LPB0220 contains the following coding sequences:
- a CDS encoding Cna B-type domain-containing protein, with protein sequence MKKLRSLWKDFLKKGFAILTIFMMLGQLGQGAITAFANELAVGDNGALDVTLMYGDKQNHPDGMSYYTGDTMSGYIQITPKNLTTDINEVTVTLKVPGKYLREVSFPDFNSASEHDKPTVTKVGDDYQVTLHFNNYQKSEVLTLPFIGKFKVGYAPTNYSLDITGTLNINGQEAKLNDIIWKPKYNDYRLTKYINQNLNEAMSKDYAEAMPGVVKGADGKNYIETPSSVPFAFQLEGMQGQYGGQYRQLESVTLTDKLPTYTDKNGNTRTAVLDTAKSEGWVDNGDGTVSKTFTADANGNPAAYHQEFMAKIKNTSYLYLKFPDLVLEKDQTLKDVLSKDLTNSGSIVGIPANRGEGEPDITAEDSLIFRLTSRDLEGAGSFAKKADGDVYDSTEYKAANYKWIIAFDNKTPSTQKNFVFYDETVDSRLKFTKIDYARLMQGNYGIGEYISKYVKRIILTLEDGSQKEVQPETDKDGNGFIDLTKYGTVVGWRMEMKDDFVLKSGQGIRFNTYTSFKDPEKTRYDENDATKNEFKNTGRVTYQTQSNLAKDQTSDWTFKLIPLKESFEISKTTDYNDVRYTDGENIRFGLMATKVVLDPDKDYGDLRIIDLYDPNTLKVDYKDFERNLASNEKGMKFLKSYDVIENYHNSGRTALIMHLDQKEFIKASLQDLNRVRLPFIVADLKGKDDGGTFTNKVYVAGNGIHDLENANPDRVTEDVYDLNGNGSTTDKIPYAQSNYTIVAAEGIYARKYIAKNDDLSDASIVTRTFKPGETFNYKLTIKNNTDKAVEDGVVYDVLPKVKDVNTLDGSGRMTEYTVSLRGPVTAPEGWTVYYTTDTGVTTDTMAQAADKDIWTTAVADYSQVTGIKLVANAGTTIPARGEASFGVPVVNPSELTDEVKALMQKRTKDNEDNGGRSGLVQAHNQFGYKAKGHEGNRESNTVTAQIFSAAFHVKKVDKDDPKKVLEGAEFTLTDANGAVVATATSDKKGELSFNTLTEGIYTLKETKAPENYKLDETEHAVVVTYDADKQIYHVTVDGKSVGSKAVPVEIANEADIKYLDLEASKVWDDQDNQEGLRPASVEFQLYKNGKAQGKPVTVSAATDWKAHFTNLPDKDSDGKLNTYTVKEVKVPTHYTVDTEEASFTDGKATITNKRTPETTTVTVKKVWDDAQNQDGLRPSTIKVHLLANGTEVQALDLTGEGDEWTHTFTDLPVYKDGQKVVYTVTEDKVDNYTTKIDGTTITNTYKPGKTSLTVTKNWKDANNQDGLRPKTIKVQLYAGDQKVGKAVELSADNKWTHTFSNLDEKKAGQVINYTVKEIDVPEGYTQAVEATNPGQVVVTNTHEPEKTKVEVSKKWEDGDDQDGLRPASIQVQLYKDGFATDQVVELSAANDWKGAFENLDAKAAGKAITYTVKEVAVPDGYKVTVNDKDKANVVLTNTHEPALTEMKVTKKWEDANDQDGLRPKSIKVQLYAGDEKVGDPVELSADNQWTHTFTKLAEKKAGQAISYRVEEVAVPEGYQVSADTSDVAHTILTNTHTPAVIDIPVTKIWNDQDNQDGLRPASIVVNLLANGEKVAQKELTNATDWKESFTGLPKFKDGKEIVYTLQEEKVAEYTTTIDQAAYTITNTHAPGKTSVTVTKKWDDENDKDGIRPKSIRVQLYANDQKVGQEVELSAENKWTHTFADLDEKANGNTITYTVREVSVPKGYEARNDEDGKGNVVITNKHVPKETPKQPTPPSSSEPKKPGQPEPKKPSQPEPKKPGKILGFLPNTGTTISIISLVLAFVLASIAAYILKKKKK encoded by the coding sequence ATGAAAAAGCTTCGTTCATTATGGAAAGACTTTTTGAAAAAAGGTTTTGCCATTTTAACAATTTTCATGATGCTAGGCCAGCTTGGTCAAGGGGCGATCACAGCCTTTGCCAATGAGCTAGCAGTCGGGGATAATGGGGCCTTGGATGTTACCCTTATGTATGGGGATAAACAGAACCATCCAGATGGGATGTCCTATTACACAGGGGATACCATGTCTGGTTATATCCAGATCACCCCTAAGAATTTGACAACGGATATTAATGAAGTAACGGTGACCTTGAAGGTTCCTGGAAAGTACTTACGAGAAGTTAGTTTCCCTGACTTCAATAGTGCTTCAGAGCATGACAAACCAACGGTTACAAAAGTTGGAGATGATTATCAAGTCACACTTCACTTTAACAATTACCAAAAGTCAGAGGTCCTGACTTTACCATTTATTGGAAAATTTAAAGTCGGTTATGCACCGACCAATTATTCATTGGATATTACGGGTACCTTGAATATCAATGGTCAAGAAGCAAAACTCAATGATATCATTTGGAAACCCAAGTACAATGACTATCGCTTAACCAAGTATATCAACCAAAACTTGAACGAAGCCATGTCCAAGGACTATGCGGAAGCCATGCCTGGTGTTGTCAAAGGGGCTGACGGAAAAAATTATATTGAAACCCCATCATCTGTTCCATTTGCATTTCAATTGGAGGGAATGCAAGGACAGTATGGGGGACAATATCGTCAATTAGAATCAGTAACGCTTACCGATAAGTTGCCAACCTATACAGATAAAAATGGCAATACCCGGACAGCAGTTTTAGATACAGCTAAGTCTGAAGGTTGGGTAGATAATGGAGATGGCACCGTTTCTAAGACGTTTACAGCAGATGCAAACGGTAATCCAGCAGCTTATCACCAAGAATTCATGGCAAAAATCAAGAATACAAGTTACCTTTACTTGAAGTTTCCTGATTTAGTTTTGGAAAAGGACCAGACTCTCAAAGACGTCCTTAGTAAGGATTTGACAAACTCAGGAAGTATTGTGGGAATTCCTGCCAATCGTGGAGAGGGAGAACCGGATATTACAGCTGAAGATTCTCTTATTTTCCGCTTGACCTCTCGTGACCTGGAAGGGGCTGGAAGTTTTGCCAAAAAAGCAGATGGTGATGTCTATGATTCAACTGAATACAAGGCAGCAAACTATAAATGGATCATCGCTTTTGATAATAAAACTCCTTCGACACAAAAGAATTTTGTTTTCTATGATGAGACAGTGGACTCTCGGTTAAAATTCACCAAGATTGATTACGCTCGTCTTATGCAAGGAAATTACGGTATTGGTGAGTATATTAGCAAATATGTGAAACGCATCATCCTTACTTTAGAAGATGGTAGTCAAAAAGAAGTTCAGCCAGAAACCGATAAAGACGGCAATGGTTTTATCGACTTAACCAAGTATGGAACCGTTGTCGGTTGGCGGATGGAAATGAAGGATGATTTTGTCCTAAAATCTGGTCAAGGAATTCGCTTCAATACCTATACAAGCTTCAAAGATCCAGAGAAGACTCGTTACGATGAAAATGATGCGACCAAGAATGAATTCAAGAATACAGGTCGTGTCACTTATCAAACACAATCAAACCTTGCTAAAGACCAAACATCAGATTGGACCTTTAAGCTGATTCCTTTGAAGGAAAGCTTTGAGATTTCAAAAACGACAGATTACAATGATGTTCGTTATACTGATGGAGAAAATATTCGTTTTGGTTTGATGGCAACCAAAGTGGTCTTGGATCCTGATAAGGATTATGGAGACCTGCGAATCATTGATCTGTATGATCCAAATACCCTTAAAGTCGACTATAAAGATTTTGAAAGAAACCTTGCCTCTAATGAAAAAGGTATGAAATTCTTAAAGAGCTACGATGTCATTGAAAACTACCACAATTCTGGACGGACAGCTCTCATCATGCATTTGGATCAAAAAGAGTTTATTAAGGCTTCTCTTCAAGATCTTAATCGCGTGCGTCTACCATTTATCGTGGCCGATCTGAAAGGGAAAGACGATGGTGGGACCTTCACCAATAAGGTTTATGTCGCTGGAAATGGGATCCACGATCTTGAAAATGCCAACCCTGATCGGGTCACGGAAGATGTGTATGATCTGAACGGAAATGGTTCAACAACGGATAAAATTCCATATGCTCAATCAAACTATACGATTGTTGCTGCTGAAGGAATCTATGCACGCAAATATATCGCTAAAAATGATGACCTGTCAGACGCTTCGATTGTGACACGTACCTTCAAACCAGGTGAAACCTTTAACTACAAACTCACCATTAAAAATAATACGGATAAGGCAGTAGAAGACGGAGTCGTCTATGATGTCCTGCCAAAAGTAAAAGACGTTAACACACTAGACGGATCTGGTCGGATGACAGAATACACGGTCAGCCTTCGTGGACCAGTGACAGCTCCAGAAGGATGGACGGTCTACTATACAACTGATACAGGCGTTACGACAGATACCATGGCGCAAGCTGCTGACAAAGATATCTGGACGACAGCTGTGGCTGATTACAGTCAAGTAACAGGAATCAAGTTAGTTGCAAATGCTGGTACTACGATTCCTGCGCGTGGAGAAGCAAGCTTTGGTGTCCCAGTTGTAAATCCAAGTGAATTGACTGATGAAGTCAAGGCTTTGATGCAAAAACGCACCAAAGATAATGAAGATAACGGCGGTCGTTCTGGTCTTGTTCAAGCCCATAACCAGTTTGGTTACAAGGCGAAAGGTCATGAAGGAAATCGTGAGTCTAATACCGTAACTGCACAAATCTTCTCGGCTGCTTTCCACGTCAAGAAGGTGGACAAGGATGATCCTAAGAAAGTTCTTGAAGGTGCTGAATTTACCTTAACTGATGCAAATGGCGCGGTTGTTGCGACGGCAACTTCTGATAAAAAAGGGGAACTTTCCTTTAACACCTTAACAGAAGGAATCTATACGCTCAAAGAAACCAAAGCACCTGAAAACTACAAGTTGGATGAAACAGAACATGCCGTGGTTGTTACCTATGATGCGGACAAACAAATCTACCACGTCACGGTGGATGGAAAATCAGTCGGATCAAAAGCAGTCCCAGTTGAGATCGCTAATGAAGCAGATATCAAGTATCTCGATCTTGAAGCTTCAAAAGTTTGGGATGACCAAGACAACCAAGAAGGACTTCGCCCGGCAAGTGTGGAATTCCAACTCTATAAGAATGGCAAAGCTCAAGGAAAACCAGTCACGGTTTCAGCCGCAACAGACTGGAAAGCTCACTTTACGAATCTTCCAGATAAAGACAGTGACGGCAAGCTCAATACCTACACTGTTAAAGAAGTGAAAGTTCCGACTCATTATACGGTCGATACAGAAGAAGCCAGCTTCACAGATGGAAAAGCCACCATCACCAACAAGCGCACTCCTGAGACCACGACGGTAACAGTCAAGAAAGTCTGGGATGATGCTCAAAACCAAGATGGTCTTCGCCCATCTACCATCAAAGTTCACCTCTTGGCAAATGGAACAGAGGTGCAAGCACTTGACCTGACTGGTGAAGGAGATGAATGGACTCATACCTTCACAGACCTGCCAGTCTATAAAGATGGTCAAAAAGTTGTCTACACAGTGACAGAAGACAAAGTGGACAATTACACCACTAAGATTGATGGAACTACGATTACCAATACTTACAAACCAGGTAAGACAAGCCTTACTGTTACGAAAAACTGGAAGGATGCCAATAACCAAGATGGCCTTCGTCCAAAAACAATCAAGGTTCAATTGTATGCTGGTGATCAAAAGGTTGGTAAGGCGGTTGAATTGTCAGCAGATAACAAATGGACCCATACCTTCTCAAACTTAGACGAGAAGAAAGCTGGCCAAGTTATCAACTATACAGTCAAAGAAATTGATGTTCCAGAAGGCTACACACAAGCTGTCGAAGCAACTAACCCAGGTCAAGTAGTCGTGACCAACACGCACGAACCAGAAAAGACCAAAGTAGAAGTGAGCAAGAAGTGGGAAGATGGAGACGACCAAGATGGTCTCCGTCCAGCCAGCATTCAAGTTCAATTATACAAAGATGGCTTTGCGACGGATCAAGTGGTAGAACTTTCAGCCGCGAATGACTGGAAAGGTGCATTTGAAAACCTTGATGCCAAGGCAGCTGGAAAAGCAATCACTTATACGGTGAAAGAAGTCGCTGTCCCAGATGGTTACAAGGTGACGGTAAATGATAAGGACAAGGCCAATGTTGTCTTGACCAATACGCATGAACCAGCTTTGACAGAGATGAAAGTTACGAAGAAATGGGAAGATGCCAATGACCAAGATGGTCTTCGTCCAAAATCCATTAAGGTTCAACTCTATGCTGGTGATGAAAAAGTAGGAGATCCAGTGGAGTTGTCAGCGGACAATCAATGGACTCATACCTTTACCAAATTAGCTGAAAAGAAAGCTGGTCAAGCTATCAGCTACCGTGTGGAAGAAGTAGCTGTTCCTGAAGGCTACCAAGTATCTGCTGATACTTCTGACGTTGCTCACACGATCTTGACCAATACCCATACGCCAGCGGTGATCGATATTCCAGTGACCAAGATCTGGAATGACCAAGACAATCAAGATGGTCTTCGTCCAGCAAGTATTGTGGTGAATCTTCTTGCCAATGGTGAAAAAGTTGCTCAAAAAGAACTCACGAATGCGACAGATTGGAAAGAAAGCTTCACAGGTCTACCAAAATTCAAGGATGGAAAAGAAATCGTCTATACTCTTCAAGAAGAGAAGGTAGCTGAATATACGACTACAATTGATCAGGCTGCTTATACCATTACCAATACCCATGCACCTGGTAAGACAAGCGTCACGGTCACTAAGAAGTGGGATGATGAGAATGACAAGGATGGAATTCGTCCGAAGAGTATTCGCGTTCAACTCTATGCCAATGATCAAAAAGTCGGTCAAGAAGTAGAATTGTCAGCTGAAAACAAGTGGACCCATACCTTTGCAGATTTAGATGAAAAAGCAAATGGAAACACCATCACTTATACAGTGAGAGAAGTCAGTGTTCCAAAGGGCTATGAAGCTCGTAACGACGAGGATGGTAAAGGAAATGTTGTGATTACTAACAAGCATGTTCCAAAAGAAACTCCAAAACAACCAACTCCTCCAAGTTCATCTGAACCAAAGAAACCGGGTCAACCTGAACCTAAAAAACCAAGCCAACCAGAGCCGAAGAAACCAGGCAAAATCTTAGGATTCTTACCAAATACAGGTACGACCATCTCTATTATTAGCTTAGTTTTAGCCTTTGTCTTGGCAAGCATTGCAGCTTATATTTTGAAGAAAAAGAAAAAATAA